The bacterium genome has a segment encoding these proteins:
- a CDS encoding AAA family ATPase, producing MRIKYVELVGFKSFVDKTRLSFHDGITVIVGPNGCGKSNVVDALRWVMGELSAKSLRGAEMQDVIFSGSASRKPFNMAQVVLGFSCEDGVHPIGYEGVTEIEICRRLHRDGESEYLINRVPCRLKDIQELLMDTGMSARTYAVIEQGQIARILSMKPQDRRFLIEEAAGTTKYRVRREETERKIASTQDNLSRVEDLLSEIRRNVNSLARQAGKARRWKEFSDELREVEIELAVRQAAEIDRQDADRKDRAARIAERIVSEEARLAAEESRLQARQLDHLRGAKSVEEQQAGLAKIQDELRRIEAEHANLTRIAGENEARQGALRQESETSAASMPELLAAADAALSETREADAGLEGLAVRLDEARGRLEFYRNTRRENSRVAGERREIVERLTRELATLGGQDTGDANRRARDEERIANLGAEIEPL from the coding sequence TCGTCGGCCCCAACGGATGCGGTAAGTCCAACGTCGTCGATGCCCTGCGTTGGGTCATGGGCGAACTGTCCGCGAAAAGCCTCCGCGGCGCGGAGATGCAGGACGTCATCTTCTCCGGCAGCGCGAGCCGCAAGCCCTTCAACATGGCTCAGGTCGTCCTTGGCTTCTCCTGCGAGGACGGCGTCCACCCCATCGGCTACGAGGGCGTCACCGAGATCGAAATCTGCCGCCGCCTCCACCGCGACGGCGAGAGCGAATACCTCATCAACCGCGTTCCTTGCCGCCTGAAGGACATCCAGGAACTCCTGATGGACACCGGCATGTCCGCGCGCACCTACGCCGTCATCGAGCAGGGCCAGATCGCGCGCATCCTGTCCATGAAGCCCCAGGACCGCCGCTTCCTCATCGAGGAGGCCGCCGGCACGACCAAATACCGCGTCCGCCGCGAGGAAACCGAACGCAAAATCGCCTCGACGCAAGACAACCTCTCCCGCGTCGAGGACCTGCTCTCCGAGATCCGCCGCAACGTCAACAGCCTCGCCCGCCAGGCCGGCAAGGCTCGCCGCTGGAAGGAATTTTCCGACGAGCTGCGCGAGGTCGAGATCGAGCTCGCCGTCCGCCAGGCCGCCGAGATCGACCGCCAGGACGCCGACCGCAAGGACCGCGCCGCCCGGATCGCCGAGCGCATCGTCTCCGAAGAGGCGCGCCTCGCTGCCGAGGAATCCCGCCTCCAGGCCCGCCAGCTCGATCACCTGCGCGGCGCCAAATCCGTCGAGGAACAGCAGGCGGGTCTCGCGAAGATCCAGGACGAGCTGCGCCGGATCGAGGCCGAACACGCCAACCTCACGCGCATTGCCGGCGAAAACGAAGCCCGCCAGGGCGCGCTGCGCCAGGAAAGCGAAACCTCCGCCGCCTCGATGCCCGAGCTGCTCGCCGCCGCGGACGCCGCCCTTTCCGAAACCCGCGAGGCCGACGCCGGGCTCGAGGGCCTCGCGGTCCGGCTCGACGAGGCCCGCGGGCGCCTGGAGTTCTACCGCAACACGCGCCGCGAAAACTCGCGCGTCGCCGGCGAACGGCGCGAGATCGTCGAGCGGCTCACGCGCGAACTCGCCACCCTCGGCGGCCAGGACACCGGAGACGCCAACCGCCGCGCCCGCGACGAAGAACGCATCGCGAATCTCGGCGCCGAGATCGAGCCCCTCG